In the genome of Oxalobacter aliiformigenes, one region contains:
- a CDS encoding autotransporter domain-containing protein, with translation MSKKKYSFYSPTPLSLALAAVFSGIYCNAGAVSAASYDVSGWEEIASHRTENDVHLNVTADLDGSYFKNKTKEIVIDQVKMTIDGQEHHVTFPERDIDEVLTATNGGNLTIRNLAFFGENGSDSTSSSYLLTSTSNSSITLDHTTIRNIRSIHPGSVLMIQSGSSGSILDSVIEDSHSSYTGVVSMDTLTSSPGNSLTVARSHFRNNSGTYYGGAIFSDGGSGDANRAEITESHFTGNNSQQGGAVYAQYTDTDIVKSVFTDNTARSEAQNSFALGGAITSKKGTLSLQDSVFTGNTASSPYAAYGGAIYNTGELLIHNGTFRENISRNAVYNRGGALYNTGTALLSGTNIFSGNTAGDKPNDITNQGTLDFGNSQVIHEKTFIGSGIDGNGELNLNSGILEIAENRTVEQGTAVFAGGTETRVTVNDNHIVKAAYAASATDVEDGDIMNAYRRGGYTVFGNSLTIRDGAKLIVAGANANTTYLIAVSNNLTDEGNGWKGGNLIDSSNVLLDFQRVEGDTETGTVMVTSRARDAREVLPCVDIPDNLNALVSGQKIDVDSTTAGIRFLSRATDSRYLPGGRTQMEEVINSAAQIATAGAVRNITYSGAGMFNRAVEKHLSLSRTLQLGDAVRLHEKEHADLWVDLIGMHQRNHGMPVCSGKECGDRTRFGHRIDMGGIVAGIDRSFDANRHAGIALMAGTGSASSKGDFSHTKNDVDFWGASLYGGYDRDNWNVMGNVSYTHFDSDIDQTLPATLQMGNRLRADISSHQWSAGIRGEYRIRFDNGFDLLPHAGLRYDRLVMSGFRTKADAGSAFSTKKDTMNIYSLPVGAGIQGTFRNRNGWTFRPQADLTAIFAAGDIRDRTEVSAAGLDATDSIHTRIVDRTSIMAGIGFDMQKGNKSFGLHYDAMYSSRQMWQGLMAKVVLRFE, from the coding sequence ATGTCAAAAAAGAAATATTCCTTTTACTCTCCTACCCCGCTTTCCCTGGCTCTGGCTGCGGTTTTTTCAGGGATATATTGCAATGCCGGCGCTGTGTCCGCTGCCAGCTACGATGTTTCCGGCTGGGAAGAAATCGCGTCGCATCGCACGGAAAACGATGTACACCTGAACGTTACAGCCGATCTGGATGGTTCCTATTTCAAAAACAAGACCAAAGAAATCGTCATCGATCAGGTAAAAATGACAATTGATGGCCAGGAACACCACGTCACATTTCCAGAAAGAGACATTGACGAGGTTCTTACAGCCACAAACGGTGGTAACCTGACGATTCGCAATCTCGCATTTTTTGGCGAAAACGGGTCCGACTCCACAAGCAGTTCCTACCTTTTGACGAGCACGTCAAACAGTTCGATCACTCTGGACCACACAACCATCCGGAACATCCGCAGCATTCATCCGGGCAGTGTCCTGATGATCCAGTCCGGCTCGTCGGGAAGCATCCTCGATTCAGTCATTGAAGATTCGCATTCCAGTTATACCGGCGTCGTTTCTATGGACACACTAACGTCCTCCCCGGGAAATTCACTCACAGTCGCCCGCAGCCATTTCCGCAACAATTCCGGTACATACTACGGCGGTGCGATTTTCTCGGACGGAGGAAGCGGTGACGCCAACCGGGCAGAAATCACGGAAAGCCATTTCACCGGAAACAACAGCCAGCAGGGAGGCGCCGTTTATGCACAATATACGGATACAGACATCGTAAAAAGCGTTTTTACCGACAATACAGCCCGATCGGAAGCACAGAACAGCTTCGCTCTTGGCGGAGCGATCACCAGCAAAAAAGGAACACTGTCGCTGCAAGACAGCGTTTTCACCGGCAACACCGCAAGCTCGCCCTATGCCGCCTATGGTGGCGCGATATACAACACCGGCGAACTGCTGATCCATAACGGTACATTTCGAGAAAACATATCCCGAAACGCCGTATACAACCGGGGTGGCGCCCTTTACAACACCGGAACGGCGCTCCTGTCCGGTACAAACATCTTTTCGGGAAACACAGCGGGAGACAAGCCCAACGACATCACCAACCAGGGAACACTGGATTTCGGAAACAGCCAGGTCATACACGAAAAAACCTTCATCGGAAGTGGAATTGACGGAAACGGCGAACTGAATCTGAACAGCGGGATACTGGAAATCGCCGAAAACCGTACCGTCGAACAGGGGACGGCGGTCTTTGCCGGCGGAACCGAAACCCGCGTAACCGTCAACGACAATCACATCGTCAAAGCAGCCTATGCCGCTTCGGCGACAGACGTCGAAGATGGCGACATCATGAATGCCTATCGCCGGGGAGGCTATACTGTATTCGGTAATTCGCTCACCATCAGGGATGGAGCGAAACTCATCGTCGCCGGAGCCAACGCCAACACAACCTACCTGATTGCAGTCAGTAACAATCTGACGGACGAGGGGAACGGCTGGAAAGGCGGCAACCTGATCGACAGCAGCAACGTCCTGCTTGACTTCCAACGTGTCGAAGGCGATACGGAAACAGGAACCGTCATGGTCACTTCCCGTGCCCGAGACGCCCGGGAAGTCCTGCCCTGTGTCGATATCCCGGACAACCTGAACGCACTGGTTTCGGGACAGAAAATCGATGTCGACAGTACCACGGCCGGTATCCGCTTCCTGTCCCGGGCCACCGACAGCCGGTATCTGCCCGGCGGCAGGACTCAAATGGAAGAAGTCATCAACAGCGCCGCCCAGATCGCCACGGCCGGCGCGGTCAGGAACATCACGTATTCCGGAGCGGGCATGTTCAACCGTGCCGTCGAAAAACACCTTTCCCTGTCCCGGACCCTGCAACTGGGTGACGCTGTCCGTCTGCACGAAAAGGAACATGCCGATTTGTGGGTCGATCTGATCGGGATGCACCAGCGCAATCACGGCATGCCCGTCTGCTCCGGAAAGGAATGCGGGGACAGGACGCGGTTCGGCCACCGTATCGACATGGGCGGCATCGTGGCGGGGATCGACCGCAGTTTCGATGCGAACCGTCATGCCGGAATCGCCCTCATGGCCGGAACCGGTTCGGCCAGCTCCAAAGGAGACTTCAGCCACACGAAAAACGATGTCGATTTTTGGGGAGCTTCCCTGTATGGCGGATATGACCGGGACAACTGGAATGTCATGGGGAATGTCTCCTACACCCATTTCGACAGCGACATAGACCAGACCCTGCCGGCCACCCTGCAAATGGGGAACAGACTCCGAGCCGATATCAGCAGCCACCAGTGGAGTGCCGGAATCCGGGGCGAATACCGTATCCGGTTCGACAACGGTTTCGATCTCTTGCCCCATGCCGGTCTGAGGTATGACCGGCTTGTGATGTCCGGATTCCGGACAAAGGCCGATGCCGGCAGTGCGTTCAGCACGAAAAAAGATACCATGAACATATACAGCCTGCCCGTCGGCGCGGGAATTCAGGGAACCTTCAGGAACCGGAACGGCTGGACATTCAGGCCGCAGGCCGATCTGACGGCCATTTTCGCGGCCGGGGATATCCGGGACAGAACGGAAGTATCGGCCGCGGGGCTGGACGCCACGGACAGCATCCATACCCGGATCGTGGACAGGACCAGTATCATGGCGGGTATCGGATTCGATATGCAGAAAGGGAACAAGTCGTTCGGCCTGCATTATGACGCCATGTATTCATCCCGACAGATGTGGCAGGGCCTGATGGCCAAAGTGGTTCTCCGTTTCGAGTAA
- a CDS encoding iron-containing alcohol dehydrogenase — MDNFTFYNPTRIFFGRGEENHVGDRIRRLGGTKVLIHYGSASAVKSGLIYRVTSSLERAGISSVPLGGVRPNPRSGLVTDGIDLCRKENVDFILAVGGGSVIDSAKAIALGVPYDGDFWDFFDGKAFPASALPVGTVLTVAAAGSESSPVTVITREDGMVKRPYSSDRIRPVFSILNPELTTTLPPYQTASGATDMMAHIIERYFTNTPGVELTDRMGESVLLAIRSETLRALKNPDDYDARANLMWASTIAHNDICGVGREQDWASHALEHELSALYDCPHGAGLAVILPAWMEYVMEHDINRFAQFALRVWGCEMDFAHPDVTARAGIRAFRAFLRLIGMPTSFAEIRAREDDIPLLLEKLRIGNNTIGSFVKLDISDCEKIYRLACRPPLAP, encoded by the coding sequence ATGGACAATTTCACTTTCTACAATCCCACCCGGATCTTTTTCGGCCGGGGCGAGGAAAACCATGTCGGCGACCGCATCCGCCGCCTCGGCGGCACCAAAGTCCTGATCCATTACGGCAGCGCATCCGCCGTCAAATCCGGACTCATCTACCGCGTCACCAGCTCGCTGGAAAGAGCGGGCATTTCCTCCGTCCCCCTGGGCGGCGTGCGTCCCAACCCGAGAAGCGGACTCGTCACCGACGGCATCGACCTGTGCCGGAAAGAAAACGTGGACTTCATTCTCGCCGTCGGAGGCGGCAGCGTCATCGACTCGGCCAAAGCCATCGCGCTGGGCGTTCCCTATGACGGCGACTTCTGGGACTTCTTCGACGGCAAAGCCTTCCCGGCCTCCGCCCTGCCCGTGGGAACCGTTCTGACTGTTGCCGCCGCCGGCAGCGAATCCTCGCCGGTGACCGTCATCACCCGGGAAGACGGCATGGTCAAACGCCCCTATTCCAGCGACCGCATCCGCCCCGTCTTCTCCATCCTGAACCCGGAACTGACCACCACCCTGCCGCCCTACCAGACGGCATCCGGCGCCACCGACATGATGGCCCACATCATCGAACGCTACTTCACCAACACCCCCGGCGTCGAACTCACCGACCGCATGGGCGAATCCGTCCTTTTGGCCATCCGTTCCGAAACCCTGCGCGCCCTGAAAAATCCGGACGACTACGACGCCCGCGCCAACCTCATGTGGGCCTCCACCATCGCCCACAACGACATCTGCGGCGTCGGACGGGAACAGGACTGGGCCAGCCATGCCCTGGAGCACGAGCTTTCCGCCCTCTACGACTGCCCACACGGTGCGGGACTGGCCGTCATCCTGCCCGCCTGGATGGAATACGTCATGGAACACGACATCAACCGCTTTGCCCAGTTCGCCCTGCGCGTCTGGGGCTGTGAAATGGACTTCGCCCACCCCGATGTCACCGCCCGGGCCGGTATCCGCGCCTTCCGTGCCTTTTTGCGGCTGATCGGCATGCCCACCAGCTTCGCCGAAATCCGCGCCCGCGAAGACGACATCCCTCTCCTGCTCGAAAAACTCCGGATCGGGAACAACACCATCGGCTCCTTCGTCAAACTCGACATTAGCGACTGCGAAAAAATCTACCGGCTCGCCTGCCGTCCCCCGCTGGCCCCCTAG
- a CDS encoding zinc-dependent alcohol dehydrogenase yields MQKFMKAAVLEGPRHIAVKSVPVPEVGEGEIMIRVSACGVCGSDIHMWKTGRGWGEDRGDFIMGHEFCGVVVDPGDSRFAIGDRVVFWANLYCGQCDMCRSGQEQLCRDVNGTNYIGFVCNGAYAEYFVGKALNAYKLPDAVSDVAAGLIDPLMVAWHAVIKSGLRLRDRVLVVGDGIIGQMIGALARKAGASVVALSKINDRRIARAREIGDFDLYFDGNDPDRAQIMQDASEGGFDIAFEVVGAADALSACMDGVKPGGTVVMIGNSINPDVRFELNRAVLREIRLIGSVSCTEKEFRETIDLIAQGVIDPEKYVTDIFPLEKLQHAFERLASETDPVLKIVVKP; encoded by the coding sequence ATGCAGAAATTCATGAAGGCCGCCGTTCTGGAGGGGCCCCGGCACATTGCAGTCAAGTCCGTTCCCGTTCCTGAAGTCGGGGAGGGGGAAATCATGATCAGGGTGTCCGCATGCGGTGTGTGCGGCAGTGATATCCATATGTGGAAAACCGGCCGGGGCTGGGGGGAGGACCGGGGGGATTTCATTATGGGGCACGAGTTCTGCGGGGTGGTTGTCGATCCGGGCGACAGCCGGTTTGCAATCGGGGATCGTGTCGTTTTCTGGGCCAATCTGTATTGCGGGCAGTGCGATATGTGCCGAAGTGGCCAGGAACAGTTGTGCCGTGATGTCAACGGCACGAATTATATCGGTTTCGTCTGCAACGGCGCCTATGCCGAATATTTCGTTGGCAAGGCGTTAAATGCCTACAAGTTGCCGGATGCCGTCTCGGATGTCGCGGCCGGTCTTATCGATCCCCTGATGGTCGCCTGGCATGCCGTGATCAAATCGGGACTCAGGCTCCGTGACAGGGTGCTTGTCGTGGGAGACGGCATTATCGGCCAGATGATCGGCGCTCTTGCCAGAAAGGCGGGAGCTTCCGTGGTCGCGCTGTCGAAAATCAATGACCGGCGTATCGCCAGGGCGCGTGAAATCGGTGATTTCGACCTGTATTTCGACGGCAACGATCCCGATCGGGCGCAGATCATGCAGGACGCTTCGGAAGGCGGTTTCGATATCGCTTTCGAGGTAGTGGGGGCTGCCGATGCCCTGTCTGCCTGCATGGATGGGGTGAAACCCGGCGGAACGGTCGTCATGATCGGCAATTCCATCAATCCCGATGTCCGCTTCGAACTCAACCGGGCCGTGCTTCGTGAAATCCGCCTGATCGGCAGTGTTTCCTGTACGGAAAAGGAATTCCGCGAAACGATTGACCTGATTGCGCAGGGTGTGATCGATCCGGAAAAATATGTCACGGATATTTTTCCGCTTGAAAAACTTCAACATGCGTTTGAAAGGCTTGCATCAGAAACCGATCCTGTCCTGAAGATCGTCGTCAAGCCCTGA
- a CDS encoding cation-translocating P-type ATPase, whose translation MLNFYEQSAQRAKSGKSYRDERENHTTLRAFPFSSELQHMTTISSVDGKIISWVKGSPECLFSMCRIPEAEKAKIEKYIRAAQEQAMRVIAFAHKELPAMQDYGEESLHREMESDMIFDGFVAITDPLRADVHDAVQSCRNAGIALKILTGDNIVTATAIARELHLLDNGGIAVEAKDIADMSDEQLLAKLPSIAVIARSTPIIKMRVVKLLKEAGNVVAVTGDGINDAPSLKNADVGIAMGISGTEVSKEASDIVLLDDSFSTIARAVEWGRNIYENFKRFITFQLTVNLASVIVVLSSVLMGLKAPFSALDLLWINIIMDGPPALTLGLEPGHDDLMNRKPVSRNENIISPAMLGRIVGTALYMSAVFLGQYVFNFLGAAEAEMGTVLFTLFVLFQLFNAFNCRELHRASLLKNLFRNRPMLLATACTFILQVLIIQYAGTFFNTVPLNLAMWVKLIGVAFTVILFAELVKLIWRQTHRQAPPAPCRRQLS comes from the coding sequence ATGCTCAACTTCTATGAACAGTCGGCCCAGCGCGCGAAAAGCGGCAAATCGTACCGCGACGAGCGGGAAAACCACACCACGCTTCGCGCCTTCCCGTTCTCCTCCGAACTCCAGCACATGACCACCATCTCCAGCGTGGACGGGAAAATCATCTCCTGGGTCAAGGGCAGCCCCGAATGCCTCTTTTCCATGTGCCGCATTCCCGAAGCGGAAAAGGCGAAAATCGAAAAATACATCCGTGCCGCCCAGGAACAGGCCATGCGCGTCATCGCTTTCGCCCACAAGGAACTGCCCGCCATGCAGGACTACGGCGAAGAATCGCTGCACCGTGAAATGGAAAGCGACATGATCTTCGACGGCTTCGTCGCCATCACCGACCCGCTGCGCGCCGACGTCCATGACGCCGTCCAGTCCTGCCGCAACGCCGGCATCGCCCTGAAAATCCTCACGGGAGACAACATCGTCACCGCCACGGCCATCGCCCGCGAACTGCACCTGCTGGACAACGGCGGCATTGCCGTCGAAGCGAAAGACATCGCCGACATGAGCGACGAACAGCTTCTGGCGAAACTGCCGTCGATCGCCGTCATCGCGCGAAGCACCCCGATCATCAAAATGCGCGTCGTCAAACTGCTGAAAGAAGCGGGCAACGTCGTCGCCGTCACCGGCGACGGCATCAACGACGCCCCGTCCCTGAAAAACGCCGACGTCGGCATCGCCATGGGCATCTCCGGCACCGAAGTCTCCAAGGAAGCCAGCGACATCGTCCTTCTGGACGACTCGTTTTCCACCATCGCCCGCGCCGTCGAATGGGGCCGCAACATCTACGAAAACTTCAAGCGGTTCATCACCTTCCAGCTCACCGTCAACCTCGCGTCCGTCATCGTCGTACTCTCTTCCGTCCTCATGGGCCTGAAAGCGCCGTTCTCCGCCCTGGATTTGCTCTGGATCAACATCATCATGGACGGCCCTCCGGCCCTGACCCTCGGACTGGAACCCGGACACGACGACCTCATGAACCGCAAACCGGTCAGCCGCAACGAAAACATCATATCCCCCGCCATGCTCGGGCGCATCGTCGGCACCGCCCTCTACATGTCCGCCGTCTTTCTGGGCCAGTACGTCTTCAACTTCCTGGGCGCGGCCGAAGCGGAAATGGGCACCGTCCTGTTCACCCTGTTCGTGCTCTTCCAGCTTTTCAACGCCTTCAACTGCCGCGAACTGCACCGGGCCAGCCTGCTGAAAAACCTCTTCAGAAACCGCCCGATGCTTCTGGCCACTGCCTGCACCTTCATCCTGCAAGTCCTGATCATCCAGTACGCCGGCACCTTCTTCAACACCGTTCCATTAAATCTTGCCATGTGGGTGAAACTCATCGGCGTCGCCTTCACCGTCATCCTGTTCGCCGAACTGGTCAAACTGATCTGGCGGCAAACCCACCGGCAAGCGCCTCCGGCACCGTGCCGCAGACAACTGTCATGA
- a CDS encoding chromate transporter, with protein MIYLELFWSFFQIGLFSIGGGYAAMPLIQHQVVDVHPWLTMAEFSDIITISQMTPGPISINSATFVGIRIAGLPGAIVATSGCVLPSCLIVLTLAFAYYRFRNFRIVKNVLLQLRAAVVSMIVFAGLSIGFLAFWHRENMPTAADLAHTDWIAVSIFCAALWVLRRWKKVDPIHVMLATGVLGIVLYMLSPVWGWH; from the coding sequence ATGATTTACCTCGAACTGTTCTGGAGTTTTTTCCAGATCGGCCTGTTTTCCATCGGGGGCGGGTATGCCGCCATGCCGCTGATCCAGCATCAGGTGGTGGATGTGCATCCCTGGCTGACGATGGCGGAGTTTTCGGACATCATCACGATTTCCCAGATGACGCCGGGGCCGATTTCCATCAATTCGGCCACGTTCGTCGGGATCCGGATCGCCGGATTGCCGGGGGCGATTGTCGCCACGTCCGGATGTGTGCTGCCGTCGTGTCTGATCGTGCTGACGCTGGCGTTCGCCTATTACCGGTTCAGAAATTTCAGGATCGTGAAAAACGTGTTGTTGCAATTGCGTGCGGCGGTGGTGTCCATGATCGTGTTTGCCGGACTGTCGATCGGGTTTCTGGCGTTCTGGCACAGGGAGAACATGCCGACTGCCGCCGATCTGGCGCATACGGACTGGATCGCCGTATCCATTTTCTGTGCGGCCCTGTGGGTGTTGCGACGGTGGAAGAAGGTCGATCCGATTCATGTCATGCTGGCGACCGGTGTGCTGGGGATCGTGCTTTATATGTTGTCGCCGGTTTGGGGGTGGCACTGA
- a CDS encoding chromate transporter has translation MPVEKKGCRVPVGAAREGVMVRDKGFYWDLFVATLQLSAFTVGGGFVIVPLMRRKFIREKQWLDEDEMLDLTAIAQSAPGSIAINASILLGYRLAGFRGVLVTIFGTVLPPLFILSLVSMFYAAFKSNEYVVLAMKGMQAGVAAIIFDVVITMGKNVLSRKRVMPWIILTGSFAAVFFFDVNVFVVIMVCGAVGVADTLYGERLRKIRLGKMQAFRRRREEERKREEDA, from the coding sequence TTGCCGGTCGAAAAAAAAGGATGTCGTGTCCCGGTGGGGGCGGCAAGGGAAGGGGTTATGGTCAGGGATAAGGGGTTTTACTGGGATCTTTTTGTCGCCACACTTCAGCTGAGCGCGTTTACGGTGGGGGGCGGGTTTGTCATTGTGCCGCTGATGCGCCGCAAGTTCATCCGGGAAAAACAGTGGCTCGACGAGGACGAGATGCTGGATCTGACGGCGATCGCCCAGTCGGCGCCCGGTTCGATCGCCATCAATGCCTCGATTCTGCTCGGGTACCGGCTGGCCGGGTTTCGGGGGGTGCTGGTGACGATTTTCGGGACGGTTTTGCCGCCGCTTTTCATTTTGTCGCTCGTGTCGATGTTTTATGCCGCTTTCAAGAGTAATGAATATGTCGTGCTGGCGATGAAGGGGATGCAGGCGGGGGTGGCGGCGATCATTTTCGATGTCGTCATCACGATGGGAAAGAATGTGCTTTCCCGCAAGCGGGTCATGCCCTGGATCATTTTGACCGGATCGTTTGCCGCCGTGTTTTTTTTCGATGTGAATGTGTTTGTCGTGATCATGGTGTGCGGGGCTGTCGGGGTGGCCGATACGCTGTACGGCGAACGGCTGCGCAAAATCCGTCTCGGGAAAATGCAGGCATTCCGGCGCCGGCGTGAGGAAGAAAGGAAACGGGAGGAGGACGCATGA
- a CDS encoding iron-containing alcohol dehydrogenase, producing the protein MDNFTFYNPTRIEFGRDKEKLLGQYVAADGIRKVMLCYGSDRIKRSGLFDTVAGSLGEKGIEVTEFGGVVSNPVISTVRKAIESVRANGIEAIVSVGGGSVLDSAKAIAAGTLYDGDVWDLFIGKGVIEKALPVYDVITMAASGSEMNPTGVVTNEETRQKLFIAAEPLFPRVSVINPALMRSVTKDYLVYSAADIIAHSIEGYFTASVQPHFPSRIVESVINTVIETTEILLENPENDDVRGEFAWAATMALNGMTLTGTSGYSYPNHMIEHSLSALYNVPHGAGLSVVMPAWMKWYSPKNPGQFERFAKKIFGLSTPEEGIVALENWFNRIGTPTRLSQLGIGEKDLPAIVENVLANAQAFGLAGVYTGEIVTRILENAL; encoded by the coding sequence ATGGATAATTTCACTTTCTATAATCCGACCCGGATCGAATTCGGCCGGGACAAGGAAAAGCTGCTGGGGCAGTACGTCGCTGCTGACGGCATCCGGAAAGTCATGCTGTGTTATGGAAGCGACCGGATCAAGCGGAGCGGGCTTTTCGACACAGTCGCGGGGAGTCTCGGGGAGAAGGGAATCGAGGTGACCGAATTCGGCGGAGTCGTCAGCAATCCCGTTATCTCGACGGTACGCAAGGCCATCGAATCGGTGCGTGCCAACGGGATCGAAGCGATTGTGAGTGTAGGCGGCGGTTCCGTGCTGGACAGCGCGAAAGCGATTGCCGCCGGAACGCTGTACGATGGCGACGTATGGGATCTGTTCATTGGCAAGGGAGTCATTGAAAAGGCGTTGCCGGTCTATGACGTGATCACGATGGCGGCTTCCGGCAGTGAAATGAATCCGACCGGTGTCGTGACCAATGAGGAAACCCGGCAGAAACTTTTCATCGCGGCGGAACCGCTTTTCCCCCGCGTTTCGGTCATCAATCCGGCCCTGATGAGAAGTGTCACGAAAGATTATCTCGTTTATTCGGCCGCCGATATCATCGCGCATTCGATCGAGGGATATTTCACGGCGAGCGTTCAGCCGCATTTTCCGTCCAGAATCGTTGAATCCGTCATTAATACTGTCATCGAGACGACGGAGATTCTGCTGGAAAATCCTGAAAACGACGATGTTCGCGGTGAATTCGCCTGGGCGGCGACCATGGCATTGAACGGCATGACCCTGACCGGCACATCCGGATACAGCTATCCCAACCATATGATCGAGCACAGCCTCTCCGCATTGTATAACGTGCCGCATGGTGCAGGTCTTTCGGTCGTCATGCCCGCCTGGATGAAGTGGTATTCCCCGAAAAATCCGGGACAATTCGAACGTTTCGCGAAAAAGATATTCGGTCTTTCCACACCGGAAGAAGGTATTGTGGCGCTGGAAAACTGGTTCAACCGGATCGGAACACCTACCAGGCTTTCACAACTGGGCATCGGGGAGAAAGATTTGCCGGCCATTGTCGAAAACGTTCTGGCGAATGCGCAGGCGTTCGGTCTTGCCGGGGTTTATACCGGAGAGATCGTCACCCGCATTCTGGAAAACGCCTTGTGA
- a CDS encoding deoxyguanosinetriphosphate triphosphohydrolase, which yields MNGNGTAKRKNQWTKLLSPVRHNHIDPAHVVFDITRSPFIQDYDRILFSNSFRMLARKTQAHPFAVNDHVHHRLMHSLEVSSAGRSLGIMAGYFLKERGELPDIITPEHIGQIVQAACLAHDIGNPPFGHGGESALQDWFRDTANNDRYLSELTERQKADFKSFDGNAQGFRVVTALENHKDKGGLRLTYPTLATLVKYPRSAYDAIGDGSSKFNFYQSEKNTFDAVFSTLGLKDGNRYRRHPLSYLTEAADDICYGIIDMEDALELGIIGFSDLENVIAPVAGKLALNPKRMAAMDSDRRRAGLIRAKLIALMIDATFVAFRNHYDAIMDGENIHCLLDHTEDDVREYMNRARTLFFDVILKNHSKIALEIGAYTLYKRILDTFIPACHQFSTGKRLTYRDRQALTLMGIHAPTEHDDLYMACIRVMDFITGMTDPRATFLSRQLAGITEC from the coding sequence ATGAACGGAAACGGAACGGCAAAACGCAAGAACCAGTGGACAAAACTGCTCTCCCCGGTGCGGCACAACCATATTGACCCGGCCCATGTCGTTTTCGACATCACCCGCAGCCCCTTCATACAGGACTACGACCGCATCCTCTTTTCCAACTCGTTCCGCATGCTGGCCCGGAAAACGCAGGCCCACCCCTTCGCCGTGAACGACCATGTCCACCACCGGCTCATGCATTCGCTGGAAGTCTCCAGCGCCGGCCGCTCGCTGGGCATCATGGCCGGCTACTTCCTGAAAGAACGGGGCGAACTGCCCGACATCATCACCCCCGAACACATCGGCCAGATCGTGCAGGCCGCCTGTCTCGCCCACGACATCGGCAACCCGCCGTTCGGCCACGGCGGCGAATCGGCTCTCCAGGACTGGTTCAGGGATACCGCCAACAACGACCGTTACCTCTCTGAACTGACCGAACGACAAAAAGCCGACTTCAAATCCTTCGACGGCAATGCCCAGGGATTCCGCGTCGTGACCGCACTGGAAAACCACAAGGACAAAGGCGGCCTGCGGCTGACCTACCCGACACTGGCCACCCTCGTCAAATACCCCCGTTCCGCCTACGACGCCATCGGCGACGGTTCATCCAAATTCAACTTCTACCAGTCCGAGAAAAACACCTTCGACGCCGTCTTCTCCACCCTCGGCCTGAAAGACGGCAACCGCTACCGCCGCCACCCGCTCTCTTACCTGACCGAAGCGGCCGACGACATCTGCTACGGCATCATCGACATGGAAGACGCGCTGGAACTGGGAATCATCGGCTTTTCCGACCTGGAAAACGTCATCGCCCCCGTCGCCGGCAAACTGGCGCTCAACCCGAAACGCATGGCGGCGATGGATTCCGACCGGCGGCGGGCCGGCCTGATCCGCGCCAAACTCATCGCCCTGATGATCGACGCCACCTTCGTCGCCTTCCGGAACCATTACGACGCCATCATGGACGGCGAAAACATCCATTGCCTGCTCGACCACACCGAAGACGACGTCCGGGAATACATGAACCGGGCACGCACCCTCTTTTTCGACGTCATCCTGAAAAACCATTCCAAGATCGCACTCGAAATCGGTGCCTACACGCTCTACAAACGCATCCTCGACACCTTCATCCCCGCCTGCCACCAGTTCAGCACCGGCAAACGCCTCACCTACCGCGACCGGCAGGCCCTGACCCTTATGGGCATCCATGCCCCGACAGAACACGACGACCTGTACATGGCCTGCATCCGCGTCATGGACTTCATCACCGGCATGACCGACCCGCGCGCCACCTTCCTTTCACGGCAACTGGCCGGCATCACCGAATGCTGA